The Tigriopus californicus strain San Diego chromosome 10, Tcal_SD_v2.1, whole genome shotgun sequence region GGACTACTTGAGCCTCAATCCCAACTCCAAACATATGGTGGTGATTCACCACAATAACGTAAGAGTCCCCTGGCCCATTCCCCAAAACAcctttttttatcaatgattttccattttctgtaGTTCTATCGAGTTTCGTTGTACGATGATGAAGGCCACTTGCTCAGCGAGCCCCAAATTTTCGGATCATTGCTTCATTGTGTCAAGGACTCCCGTGAAAAGGGTCGAGGTCCAGCCGTCGGATTGCTCACCTCCGACAATCGCGATAATTGGTTCCAAGCTTATGAAAAGCTCTTACCCGGCAACGAGAATACGCTCAAGGCCATTGAAACGTCGCTCTTCACTTTGAACCTAGATCAAGAGCCCTCAAATCAAAACGGCAATACCTATCCGGACCAAAAGACCAAGACGGCTGCCCAAGCCATCCACGGCCTTGGTCCCAACGGACATGCCGCGAATCGGTGGTTTGACAAGACCATGCAGGTAACGCCTGACCATTTCTGGCCTTAATTCGTAAGACAAGCGAGCATTGCTCGGAGAACTTCATGTCTCAGGTGTTCATCGGTTCAGATGGCTCATGTGGAATGTGTTACGAGCATTCTACCGCCGAAGGTGTTGCCTTGATGACCGTCATTGATCACACCCTCCGATGTGTGTAAGTTGAGCTCCTTGAATTGATTTGTACCCACTTGCTTGAATGCTTTAATCTTatcgaaaaaaatcaggaatGGGGGAACAAAATTTGGACCACCTTCCAAAGGTAATCGATTTGACTGTCCGGAGTTTCTACCATTCCGTGATGTGGACCAAGTGCGAGACAACATCACGTTGGCTCATAATAATTTATACAGGTAAGTGCATGCTTTTCCAGAGAAAGCGAGCAAAAGAGGTATCTCATTTTACTCTCTCCTTGCTTCCATTGAATAGCTTGTCCGAAGACTTGGACCTTCGAGCTATGCATTTTAAGGGGTTTGGTAAATCTTTTATAAAACGGCAAAAGTTTAGTCCGGACTCGTTCATGCAGATGGCCCTGCAATATGCCTTCTATCGCCTTCACAAGACGCCCGGTGGTCAATACGAATCTGGAGGTCTGCGCATCTTCCACCGGGGACGAACAGATATCATTCGATCTTGTTCAGTGGAATCCGTGCGTTTTGCCCAGGATATGCTGAACAATTCAGTCTCAACccaaaataagttccaaaGCATGGCCAACGCCCTGAAAGGGCACAGTAACTTTGCCAAGATGGTAAGTCCAACCAAAGAATGGACACAAAAGGAGGTTTTCACATTTCATGGCGATTTAGGTTGTGTCTGGAAATGGATTCGACCGGCATCTGT contains the following coding sequences:
- the LOC131889346 gene encoding carnitine O-acetyltransferase-like, whose translation is MAQIGLTLSPIMRLPRLSRSTLFPRHGRWPLQSRYLTAYGTPEGTSLSRQKDLKKWPVAPLAQTLSRYQKTIRPFLSQDEWTTSQRTVAQFGQPGGYGERLQALLEAKAQTTNNWFADWWLDCAYLGSRGTVVVWSSPGFVWPEQQFAGETDQLEYAAKVVAGLLDFKLMLDKQCLPVEMMGQDPMDMEQYYMVYGTTRMPGKTKDYLSLNPNSKHMVVIHHNNFYRVSLYDDEGHLLSEPQIFGSLLHCVKDSREKGRGPAVGLLTSDNRDNWFQAYEKLLPGNENTLKAIETSLFTLNLDQEPSNQNGNTYPDQKTKTAAQAIHGLGPNGHAANRWFDKTMQVFIGSDGSCGMCYEHSTAEGVALMTVIDHTLRCVNGGTKFGPPSKGNRFDCPEFLPFRDVDQVRDNITLAHNNLYSLSEDLDLRAMHFKGFGKSFIKRQKFSPDSFMQMALQYAFYRLHKTPGGQYESGGLRIFHRGRTDIIRSCSVESVRFAQDMLNNSVSTQNKFQSMANALKGHSNFAKMVVSGNGFDRHLLGLKLIALEHGLEVPEIFNDPGYKRSTYHRISSSQVSAKSESFLAFGPLVMNGYGCCYSLRDHDFLLGLSAMKSCPETSADKFYEALEDSLNDMHDLCVQIQLSHL